In Pochonia chlamydosporia 170 chromosome Unknown PCv3seq00008, whole genome shotgun sequence, the following proteins share a genomic window:
- a CDS encoding calcium-translocating P-type ATPase, PMCA-type (similar to Coccidioides immitis RS XP_001243029.1) yields the protein MPPGLSAMRSPSPSSSSTLPVHASTHGRPSHSPADDAPFSLSLRSLAEIVSSKSIAELKALGGLDGLGRALQTDLSAGLCEDLAVSDDADLWRQDESQNRHKSRIEVYGVNKIPAKKTRNILQLMIIALSDKVLVLLCIVAAISLILGLYQTFFQQHLPGQPRIEWIDSLTIMVAVLIVVVTGAVNDYQKEKQFARLVKKTDDRVVKAIRSGRPTEISVFDILVGDILHISAGSLIPADGVLVTGFSVRCDESSITGEADHVRKLPYGELRGPDTSETRKGTDPFIISGSKVLEGTGTYLVTGVGINSMHGRLKMDVTERTETTPLQNKLSGIADRIALAGISVSFLLFGVLTVKILVQLPGTSLTPVELVQRFLRTFMISISIIVVAVPEGLPLAVTLALAIGVTRMLKDNNLVRVLAACETMGNATVVCSDKTGTLTLNKMTVTAGQVGLEGSFEELERHTRADANETTRADEVNCGSKGDMSPEAFRSSMDPQVRDTLIQSIAINSTALEGQVDGVTTFLGSSTEVALLDFARTWLGMRPLQEEKANSQILQICPFDSTRKYMATVTMRNNGSYRVYLKGAPEVLLRKCDRILYNATMPLAEDAAMTPDRYQSVLDAVETYGELALRTIAFAYKDLPSWPPANAPRVDDVWQHILNDMTFLGILAIHDPLRPDVSAAISQCKQAGVSVRMVTGDNVQTAQAIARSCGILDDTGAVIEGPQFRNLSTSEMYALLPRLQVLARSSPEDKKLLVSRFKELGETVAVTGDGTNDGPALRTADVGFSMGISGTDVAREASSIVLMDDNFSSIVRAIEWGRSINDAIKKFLHFQLTVNITAVTLTFVSAIASDTGESILSPAQLLWVNLIMDTFAALALATDPPSPSVLQRAPDTKATPLISRTGWKMIIGQAIYQLVVILVLSFKGADILKHMRPGEATTLETFVFNTFVWMQLFNLYNNRRLDNKLNIFEDIHRNPYFIGVNIVIITSQVLIVTIGGSALSTTPLSIQEWTLSVLLGALCMPVAVLIRIVPDDFATRMSPYRWYMRLRKPRQPDTSGDKQWYSTIELIRSELIGCTQPRDSRWGDMIWTVSKYWRRTDPEVHGETRQFDNERTPLRPKQHRDFKNSRRGSVCAPSVVMVGMVAGGIAGWPRLEQGEGGYQTFDAK from the exons ATGCCACCCGGACTCTCCGCCATGAGGTCTCCGTCTCCATCTTCAAGTAGCACACTTCCCGTGCACGCAAGCACACATGGTCGCCCGTCTCACTCGCCAGCAGACGACGCTCCATTTAGTCTGTCTCTCAGGTCTCTAGCCGAGATCGTTTCCTCAAAGAGCATAGCTGAACTGAAGGCACTTGGTGGACTCGATGGACTTGGCCGCGCCTTACAAACTGATTTATCGGCTGGGTTGTGTGAGGATTTGGCAGTATCTGATGACGCAGATCTGTGGCGACAGGATGAATCCCAGAATCGACACAAGTCTCGTATCGAGGTGTACGGAGTGAACAAAATACCGGCCAAGAAAACGAGAAACATCCTCCAGCTCATGATTATTGCTCTCAGCGACAAAGTTCTGGTGTTACTGTGTATCGTCGCGGCAATCTCATTAATACTCGGCTTGTATCAGACCTTCTTTCAACAGCATTTGCCTGGACAACCGCGCATTGAATGGATAGACAGCCTGACTATCATGGTGGCGGTTCTCATTGTCGTGGTGACTGGTGCAGTTAATGATTACCAAAAAGAGAAGCAATTCGCTCGTCTTGTCAAAAAG ACGGACGATCGGGTCGTCAAAGCAATACGGTCGGGACGCCCAACAGAAATATCTGTCTTTGATATACTTGTTGGTGACATCCTTCACATATCGGCCGGAAGCTTGATACCCGCCGACGGTGTCCTCGTTACAGGATTCTCGGTTCGATGTGATGAATCTTCCATCACTGGTGAGGCAGATCATGTCAGGAAACTCCCGTACGGCGAATTACGAGGGCCGGATACCAGTGAAACTAGGAAAGGCACTGATCCGTTCATCATCTCTGGCAGCAAAGTACTAGAAGGAACGGGAACTTACTTGGTGACCGGCGTCGGAATTAATAGCATGCATGGCCGGCTGAAGATGGATGTCACAGAGAGGACGGAAACCACACCACTACAAAATAAGCTGAGCGGCATTGCAGACAGAATCGCCTTGGCTGGAATATCCGTCTCCTTCCTGCTATTTGGAGTGCTCACGGTAAAGATTTTGGTCCAACTACCTGGGACGAGCCTGACACCCGTTGAGCTTGTCCAGAGGTTCCTCCGCACATTCATGATATCGATTAGTATCATTGTTGTCGCTGTTCCCGAAGGCTTACCCCTGGCCGTCACTCTAGCCCTCGCAATTGGAGTCACGCGGATGCTCAAGGATAACAATCTTGTTAGAGTGCTTGCGGCATGTGAAACAATGGGCAATGCGACGGTGGTGTGTTCCGACAAAACTGGAACACTCACACTGAACAAAATGACTGTCACGGCCGGCCAGGTAGGCTTAGAAGGATCCTTTGAAGAGTTAGAGCGCCACACAAGAGCAGACGCAAACGAAACAACCCGAGCGGATGAAGTGAACTGCGGAAGCAAAGGAGACATGTCGCCTGAGGCGTTTCGCTCATCAATGGATCCGCAGGTTCGGGATACTTTGATACAATCAATCGCCATTAATTCAACTGCTTTAGAAGGACAGGTTGATGGGGTGACAACTTTTCTTGGATCAAGCACTGAAGTTGCACTTTTGGACTTTGCTCGAACGTGGCTAGGGATGCGGCCATTGCAAGAGGAGAAGGCTAATTCACAAATCTTGCAAATATGTCCGTTCGACTCGACGAGAAAATACATGGCCACGGTGACAATGCGGAACAATGGTTCGTACCGGGTATATTTAAAAGGAGCCCCGGAAGTACTCTTACGAAAATGTGACCGAATTCTGTACAATGCAACGATGCCATTAGCGGAAGATGCGGCCATGACACCTGATCGCTATCAATCGGTGCTTGATGCTGTTGAAACCTACGGTGAGCTAGCACTACGAACCATCGCGTTCGCATACAAAGATTTGCCTTCCTGGCCACCAGCAAATGCACCCAGAGTGGACGACGTGTGGCAACATATTCTCAACGATATGACGTTCCTTGGCATTTTGGCGATTCATGATCCTCTCAGACCTGATGTCAGCGCTGCCATATCCCAGTGCAAGCAAGCAGGTGTATCGGTAAGAATGGTAACTGGCGATAATGTCCAAACTGCGCAAGCCATTGCGAGAAGTTGTGGTATTCTAGACGATACTGGAGCGGTCATCGAAGGACCTCAATTTCGTAACTTATCAACATCCGAGATGTATGCGCTGCTTCCTCGTTTGCAAGTTCTGGCTAGATCCAGCCCAGAGGATAAGAAGCTGCTTGTTAGCCGATTCAAGGAATTAGGTGAGACTGTAGCTGTCACTGGAGATGGAACCAACGATGGGCCTGCACTTCGGACGGCGGATGTTGGCTTCTCGATGGGCATATCCGGCACGGATGTCGCGAGGGAGGCATCATCCATTGTTCTAATGGATGATAACTTCTCGTCAATTGTAAGAGCCATTGAATGGGGGAGAAGTATCAACGACGCTATCAAGAAGTTCCTTCAT TTTCAACTCACGGTCAACATTACCGCCGTGACTCTCACTTTCGTATCAGCCATCGCCAGCGACACAGGTGAATCAATACTATCACCTGCCCAATTGCTTTGGGTCAATCTCATCATGGATACCTTCGCAGCACTAGCTCTTGCGACAGACCCTCCAAGCCCATCAGTTCTTCAAAGAGCACCAGATACCAAGGCAACACCATTAATATCCCGTACAGGATGGAAAATGATTATTGGGCAGGCTATCTACCAACTTGTTGTGATTTTGGTACTCAGCTTCAAGGGAGCTGATATTCTGAAGCACATGCGACCTGGCGAGGCAACCACTTTGGAAACCTTTGTGTTCAACACATTTGTTTGGATGCAGCTGTTTAACTTGTACAA TAACCGCCGCTTGGATAATAAGCTCAACATATTTGAGGACATTCACAGAAACCCATATTTTATTGGGGTAAACATCGTGATAATCACGAGCCAAGTTCTCATCGTGACAATTGGTGGGAGTGCGCTGTCAACAACACCGCTTTCAATTCAAGAATGGACATTAtctgttcttcttggtgcGTTGTGCATGCCTGTCGCTGTGCTCATACGCATTGTCCCCGATGATTTTGCCACAAGAATGTCGCCATACAGGTGGTATATGCGTCTTCGGAAACCGCGACAGCCCGACACATCGGGAGACAAGCAATGGTATTCCACTATAGAGCTTATACGCAGCGAGTTAATAGGGTGCACACAGCCGCGTGATTCTAGATGGGGAGACATGATTTGGACAGTATCAAAGTACTGGCGACGGACGGATCCGGAAGTTCACGGTGAGACGCGACAGTTTGATAACGAGAGGACACCATTGCGTCCAAAGCAGCATAGGGATTTCAAGAATAGTAGAAGAGGCTCTGTATGTGCCCCGTCAGTAGTCATGGTCGGAATGGTGGCAGGGGGCATTGCGGGATGGCCACGCCTTGAACAGGGTGAAGGCGGttaccagacatttgacGCGAAGTAG
- a CDS encoding non-hemolytic phospholipase C precursor (similar to Talaromyces marneffei ATCC 18224 XP_002148069.1) codes for MFQLKDVFYDLVDSLLWLFPTMANLRNVWLQAAAFTAGFLRTAKGDSLKDIDHVVLFMQENRAFDHYFGTMAGVRGFNDANLQMNNGIPVWKQKTSPELTNSTDYLMPWYLNYLRGNWSEATQCMLAGSNGWYQNHAAWNGGTNDHWALNNTPYSIGYYKRDDLPIQWSLAENWVVGDMYQESVVASTSPNRVVWLSGSINVPGGNLSPDLGGNPYIDNYETPGCDENGINCYPLKWKTAPEYYEAAGTSWQLYQDGTDDYNNFDDNPLAWFKQFQDAEKGSNLNTKGMQGRQLQEFYDRAANGTLPEVSIIIGYRELAEHPPYSPHDGAWLERKISEAVIKSPKYNRTALIISFDETGGWFDHVDPYRSPNGTAGEWYNDKNGIGYTFTGPGFRVPFYIISPWTRKGGVYVEHADHTSQMQFIEKWQAAKSRDVKSNEMVPWRRDNMGDLLGAFDFENPDYSIPDLPAAAEPHRDSDGKFDGASHCKGLYPSPQPPVPYSGDGATNDMPGLVEHGFKPIRGKLTEGRHLVFEMKGYALTLGDKATTSKASEDHNSENQRWIVHVEELGGTEFKMSGSGDGRYVCADLKMCDKKSDAAVFEVSFKGSEGYSLKVKNGGKYLAITKQGELVLQSMSSYWSVFSVNY; via the exons ATGTTTCAGTTGAAGGATGTATTCTACGACCTAGTCGACTCCCTGCTGTGGCTGTTTCCGACAATGGCGAATCTCAGGAATGTTTGGCTGCAAGCCGCAGCTTTCACGGCTGGATTTCTTCGCACAGCGAAGGGGGATAGTTTGAAAGACATTGATCATGTTGTGCTGTTTATGCAAG AAAACCGTGCTTTTGACCATTATTTCGGCACAATGGCGGGCGTCCGGGGTTTCAACGACGCAAACCTTCAAATGAACAACGGTATTCCTGTTTGGAAACAAAAGACATCACCAGAACTCACTAATAGCACCGACTATCTAATGCCTTGGTATCTCAACTATCTTAGAGGAAACTGGTCTGAGGCTACACAATGCATGCTGGCAGGCAGTAATGGCTGGTACCAGAACCACGCGGCGTGGAATGGGGGAACAAACGATCATTGGGCTCTCAACAACACACCCTATAGCATTGGGTACTACAAGAGGGACGACTTGCCTATTCAGTGGTCATTGGCTGAGAATTGGGTAGTCGGTGACATGTATCAG GAATCCGTAGTTGCGTCAACTAGCCCAAATCGAGTTGTGTGGTTAAGCGGCTCCATCAACGTGCCTGGTGGCAATCTCAGTCCAGATTTAGGCGGCAATCCTTACATAGACAACTACGAAACTCCCGGATGTGACGAAAATGGCATCAACTGCTATCCACTCAAATGGAAGACGGCACCCGAGTACTACGAAGCTGCAGGTACATCTTGGCAGTTATACCAAGACGGCACTGACGACTACAACAATTTCGACGACAACCCGCTTGCCTGGTTCAAGCAGTTCCAAGACGCCGAGAAAGGGTCCAACTTGAATACGAAAGGCATGCAAGGTCGCCAGCTGCAAGAGTTCTACGACCGGGCTGCCAATGGAACACTCCCAGAGGtttccatcatcattggATATAGAGAACTTGCAGAGCATCCGCCGTACTCACCCCATGACGGAGCCTGGTTGGAAAGAAAGATTTCCGAAGCGGTAATCAAGTCCCCAAAGTACAATCGAACGGCATTGATTATTTCTTTCGACGAGACTGGCGGCTGGTTCGACCACGTAGATCCTTATAGGTCGCCAAACGGCACAGCTGGCGAGTGGTACAATGACAAGAATGGAATTGGATATACATTCACAGGACCTGGTTTCCGAGTCCCATTTTATATTATTTCTCCGTGGACAAGAAAGGGGGGTGTCTACGTGGAGCATGCGGATCATACGTCTCAGATGCAATTCATTGAAAAGTGGCAGGCAGCCAAGTCTCGCgatgtcaagtccaatgAAATGGTCCCCTGGCGGAGAGACAACATGGGCGATCTGTTGGGGGCATTCGATTTTGAAAATCCCGACTATAGCATCCCTGATCTACCCGCAGCTGCAGAACCACACAGGGATAGTGACGGCAAGTTTGACGGAGCATCGCATTGCAAAGGGTTGTATCCGAGTCCTCAGCCTCCCGTGCCTTACTCTGGAGACGGCGCAACCAACGAcatgcctggcctggttgagCATGGGTTCAAGCCTATTCGAGGAAAACTGACGGAGGGACGACATCTAGTCTTCGAGATGAAGGGCTATGCCCTCACCCTTGGTGACAAGGCTACAACTAGCAAAGCATCTGAGGATCATAACTCAGAAAATCAGCGTTGGATCGTGCATGTCGAAGAGCTGGGTGGGACAGAGTTCAAGATGTCTGGCAGTGGAGATGGGAGGTATGTCTGTGCAGATCTGAAGATGTGCGACAAAAAGAGCGATGCGGCCGTGTTTGAGGTCAGCTTCAAGGGCAGTGAGGGATACAGTCTGAAAGTGAAGAATGGAGGCAAGTATTTGGCCATTACAAAGCAGGGCGAGCTGGTATTACAAAGTATGAGTTCGTATTGGAGCGTATTCAGCGTCAATTACTAA
- a CDS encoding arylsulfatase (similar to Neosartorya fischeri NRRL 181 XP_001261900.1), with amino-acid sequence MASQQEPDPGSGKEYLNRIYSLPKTQQSVSSSPSIIQRIWNKMAPALSLLAASLLAFRVVSGKNDDHRRAVQPNFVFIMTDDQDLHLNSLDYQQIVQNQLIQKGTIFKKHYCTISICCPSRVSLLTGKAAHNTNVTDVKAPHGGYPKFISQGLNDAYLPVWLQSAGYNTYYTGKLMNQHNTHTYKAPFAKGWTRSDFLLDPGTYRYFDGIMSLDYQVPRSIKGLYSTDVVANRSLEFLEDAITAGKPFFLGVAPVGPHANTDEKGFTNPIPADRHKLLFPDVRAPRTPNFNPSTPGHVNYLKNLPQFTPEQLQYSDHFYRARLQALQSVDELVGGLIARLEESPEVLANTYIIYTSDNGYHIGQHRMPPGKTCNIEEDVNVPFIVRGPGVAPGREVTFPTSHTDIVPTVFKLAGIPLHEDFDGVPIAVTSAAQETQTRKSEHVNIEFWGNGIVEGEAFRALIGKLTKNTYKTIRVVAGNYDFMYAVWCTNEHQLYDMKTDPYQMTNLYGLQGNTSGYDIAKLSSRLDTLLLTLKSCKGKVCREPWQTLFPTGGVTNLADAMNTAYDDFFLTQQHKITFTECGLGYIPEYEGALEPIIYDDGTGFVSRNNWEDWV; translated from the exons ATGGCTTCACAACAAGAACCAGATCCTGGGTCTGGAAAGGAGTATCTCAACAGGATATACTCTTTACCAAAGACCCAACAGTCTGtctcttcatcaccttcaatAATCCAACGTATTTGGAACAAGATGGCTCCAGCGTTGTCCCTGCTCGCAGCTTCGCTCCTTGCTTTCCGCGTGGTCAGCGGTAAAAATGATGATCATCGTCGCGCTGTCCAACCAAACTTTGTTTTCATCATGACCGACGACCAGGACCTCCATTTGAACTCACTCGATTACCAACAGATTGTCCAGAATCAACTGATCCAGAAGGGTACCATTTTCAAGAAACATTACTGCACCATCTCGATCTGCTGCCCGTCTCGAGTCTCCCTCCTTACAGGAAAGGCCGCTCACAACACTAATGTGACGGATGTGAAAGCT CCTCATG GTGGATATCCCAAGTTTATTAGCCAGGGACTGAATGACGCGTATCTGCCGGTTTGGCTTCAAAGCGCTGGATATAATACTTATTATACTGGCAAGCTGATGAACCAGCACAATACCCATACCTACAAGGCGCCCTTTGCCAAAGGATGGACGAGATCCGACT TCTTGCTCGACCCTGGTACCTATCGATACTTTGACGGTATTATGTCTCTGGATTACCAAGTGCCCAGGAGCATCAAGGGGCTATACTCGACCGACGTCGTGGCCAATCGGTCCCTGGAATTCCTCGAAGACGCTATTACCGCTGGAAAGCCCTTCTTCCTAGGTGTCGCCCCCGTTGGTCCCCATGCCAATACGGATGAAAAGGGCTTCACCAATCCAATTCCAGCCGATCGACACAAGCTATTGTTCCCAGACGTCCGAGCACCCCGAACCCCTAACTTTAATCCAAGCACG CCCGGTCACGTCAACTACCTCAAGAACCTTCCGCAATTTACCCCCGAGCAACTTCAATACAGTGACCATTTCTACCGCGCCCGCCTGCAGGCCCTTCAGTCTGTCGACGAGCTGGTCGGCGGCCTCATCGCCAGGTTAGAAGAGAGCCCAGAAGTACTTGCCAATACCTACATCATCTATACCAGCGACAATGGGTACCACATCGGCCAGCATAGAATGCCCCCGGGCAAGACGTGCAACATCGAAGAAGACGTGAACGTGCCATTTATTGTTCGCGGCCCCGGCGTAGCACCAGGCAGGGAAGTCACTTTCCCGACGTCTCACACCGACATTGTCCCTACAGTGTTCAAACTCGCCGGTATTCCTCTTCACGAAGACTTTGACGGAGTACCCATTGCCGTCACGTCCGCGGCCCAGGAAACCCAGACACGCAAAAGTGAGCATGTCAACATCGAATTCTGGGGCAATGGTATAGTTGAAGGTGAGGCATTCCGCGCTCTGATTGGTAAATTGACCAAGAATACGTACAAGACCATCCGTGTCGTGGCAGGAAATTATGATTTCATGTACGCCGTCTGGTGCACCAACGAGCATCAGCTGTACGACATGAAGACGGACCCTTACCAGATGACCAACCTCTACGGGCTGCAGGGCAACACTTCTGGCTATGATATCGCAAAGCTCTCTTCTCGTTTGGATACACTGCTGCTGACGCTCAAGAGTTGCAAGGGCAAGGTCTGTCGTGAACCATGGCAGACTCTGTTCCCTACAGGGGGTGTGACCAACCTTGCCGATGCTATGAATACGGCATACGATGACTTTTTCCTCACGCAGCAGCATAAAATTACTTTCACTGAGTGCGGATTGGGTTATATCCCTGAATATGAGGGTGCGTTGGAACCCATTATCTATGATGATGGGACTGGATTTGTGTCGCGCAACAATTGGGAGGATTGGGTCTAA
- a CDS encoding lipase 2 (similar to Metarhizium robertsii ARSEF 23 XP_007826372.1): MRLAAYLIATVALAARTGVAITPPIPQDSSNTTKIPPPSVDPFYNVPDGIEDLPPGTVLRHRKPPSPITGFTFSADEFLRDAYQILYRTNDRANAATATVVTVLVPHNPDFGKVVSLESAEDAASIDCAPSFGFQQASSLYPKLESPTAQLQVLIAEDLLNRGWIVIVPDIQGPKAAYPPREIAAYASLDAIRATLNAANLTGVKQDAKFAIWGYSGGASAGLATVQVMPSYAPELNIVAAAIGGGTGDRPTSINLISHLNKSPTSNFIVIGILGAAGQDPEFAKEVEAHLKPEYRDHFYQAKHECLDAAKKTYANEDIQQMFDDPSFLNDITEIGAPNYTDIAPTVPIYWYQSKIDQLVPAWLAETAVQNLCSQGANIHFVLDSVANVSHASYSVYGTEASLDWLGEALDGKKPAMGCSTAMVETKEVPRKFVEIFPPALRKVIYQFAASMEA; this comes from the coding sequence ATGCGATTGGCGGCATATCTCATAGCAACtgtggctctggcagccagaACCGGAGTTGCAATAACACCTCCAATCCCCCAAGACAGCTCGAATACAACAAAGATACCACCGCCGAGCGTGGATCCCTTCTACAATGTCCCTGACGGGATTGAAGACTTGCCACCCGGTACTGTTCTGAGGCATCGCAAGCCACCATCTCCAATCACTGGCTTCACTTTCAGTGCCGACGAGTTTCTGCGAGACGCTTACCAGATCCTGTATCGAACGAATGACAGAGCCAATGCCGCGACTGCAACGGTAGTCACAGTATTGGTACCGCACAATCCCGATTTTGGAAAAGTTGTGTCCCTTGAAAGCGCAGAAGATGCAGCATCGATTGACTGCGCACCGTCCTTTGGCTTCCAGCAAGCTTCGTCACTATATCCCAAACTCGAATCCCCCACCGCACAGCTCCAAGTTCTGATTGCAGAGGATCTTTTGAACCGCGGATGGATAGTCATTGTTCCAGACATTCAAGGCCCCAAAGCCGCCTATCCGCCACGAGAGATCGCAGCCTACGCCAGCCTAGACGCCATTCGAGCAACCTTGAACGCAGCCAACCTCACAGGAGTCAAGCAAGACGCAAAATTTGCGATCTGGGGATACTCTGGAGGCGCGTCAGCCGGTCTCGCAACAGTTCAGGTAATGCCATCGTATGCCCCCGAGCTCAATATTGTGGCCGCTGCAATTGGTGGAGGCACCGGCGACCGTCCTACTTCAATCAACTTGATTTCACATCTGAACAAGAGCCCTACTTCAAacttcatcgtcattggAATTTTGGGGGCGGCAGGGCAGGATCCCGAGTTCGCAAAGGAGGTGGAAGCCCATCTTAAGCCGGAATATCGCGACCATTTCTACCAGGCGAAGCACGAGTGTCTTGATGCCGCGAAGAAGACGTACGCCAACGAGGATATTCAGCAAATGTTTGACGATCCGAGTTTTCTGAACGATATCACCGAGATAGGGGCGCCGAATTATACGGATATTGCTCCCACGGTGCCCATCTACTGGTACCAATCGAAGATTGATCAGCTGGTGCCTGCATGGCTGGCGGAGACTGCTGTCCAAAATTTGTGCAGTCAGGGTGCTAATATTCATTTCGTGCTTGATTCGGTTGCAAATGTTTCTCATGCTTCGTACAGTGTTTATGGTACGGAGGCCTCGTTGGATTGGTTGGGTGAGGCGCTGGATGGGAAGAAGCCGGCGATGGGTTGTTCAACGGCAATGGTGGAAACGAAGGAGGTTCCTAGGAAGTTTGTTGAAATTTTTCCGCCGGCGTTGCGGAAGGTTATTTATCAGTTTGCAGCATCTATGGAGGCGTAA
- a CDS encoding NLP/P60 protein (similar to Metarhizium robertsii ARSEF 23 XP_007819224.1), protein MKFNNVLTYLALGATAAVAAPAPDAQAAAANLPGLNSLQSGYARAIIAKAKADGVGRHGCEAAIATGLVESSLIMYANNAVPASLKYHHDRVGSDHDSIGIFQQRASIYKNIACDMEAGCSAGQFIAEMKRISGWQTMAVGTLCQKVQRSAYPDRYAKQVPTATKVCAAGGL, encoded by the exons atgaagttcAACAACGTCCTCACCTACCTTGCCCTCGGCGCCACTGCCGCCGTTGCTGCCCCTGCCCCCGATGCTCAGgccgccgctgccaaccTGCCTGGACTCAATAGTCTTCAAAGCGGCTATGCCCgagccatcattgccaaggccaaggccgaCGGTGTTGGGCGACACGGTTGCGAGGCTGCCATTGCTACTGGTCTTGTTGAG TCTAGCCTCATCATGTATGCCAATAATGCTGTTCCAGCTTCATTGAAGTACCACCACGACCGTGTTGGTTCCGACCATGACAGCATTGGTATCTTCCAGCAACGTGCCTCCATCTATAAGAACATTGCTTGCGACATGGAAGCCGGATGCTCCGCTGGCCAATTCATCGCCGAGATGAAACGTATTAGCGGCTGGCAGACAATGGCTGTTGGTACCCTCTGCCAGAAGGTTCAGCGATCTGCTTATCCTGATCGCTATGCTAAGCAGGTTCCTACTGCTACCAAGGTTTGCGCTGCTGGCGGTCTGTAA